From the Vibrio metoecus genome, one window contains:
- a CDS encoding beta family protein: MYYPNIRWKQGEIRALENAPGDWADKICPIWIVENPQEGLVDAALGIVSLWSGEQILDMSRADIEEIEDDLYIAALSTQIPFCIAPLSLPHMSVALRDVFKNHPCFRIAISSSLEEALDLNVHQENLKHIIQFIDNSELKVILDFGTVGERYVAEANRLAKIVDVYISSGVKTLIVSGGSFPKTLQEVQGVEHIIRYEKRLYNGLSEKIPHPINYSDYATLSPDWSQSEIMRSKHINIRYTHDDYWVVLRQLGKDKAAIYELTKLLVLQNEFRGEDFSWADKVWAQRAEEPPLVGPGNSTFHVSEFIHHHIAQVIIFG, encoded by the coding sequence ATGTACTATCCAAATATACGATGGAAGCAAGGTGAGATTAGAGCTCTGGAGAATGCCCCAGGTGATTGGGCAGATAAGATTTGCCCTATTTGGATCGTTGAAAATCCGCAAGAGGGATTAGTCGATGCTGCATTAGGTATTGTTTCTCTTTGGAGTGGAGAGCAAATTTTAGATATGAGTCGGGCTGATATTGAAGAGATCGAGGACGATTTGTATATTGCGGCCCTATCAACGCAGATACCATTTTGTATTGCTCCACTTAGCTTACCTCATATGAGTGTTGCTTTACGCGACGTTTTTAAGAATCATCCATGTTTTCGCATTGCCATTTCTTCTTCACTTGAGGAAGCGCTCGACCTTAATGTCCATCAAGAGAACTTAAAACACATCATTCAATTCATCGATAACTCAGAGCTAAAGGTGATTTTAGACTTTGGGACAGTTGGAGAGCGCTATGTGGCGGAGGCTAATCGTTTAGCTAAAATTGTCGATGTTTACATCAGCTCTGGAGTTAAAACGCTTATTGTTTCCGGTGGTAGTTTCCCGAAAACGCTACAAGAGGTACAGGGTGTTGAGCATATCATTAGATATGAAAAACGGCTATACAATGGCTTATCCGAAAAAATTCCCCATCCGATTAATTATAGTGACTATGCTACTTTGAGCCCCGATTGGAGTCAGTCGGAAATTATGCGTAGTAAGCACATCAATATCAGATATACCCATGATGACTATTGGGTAGTACTACGACAACTAGGCAAAGATAAAGCGGCTATATATGAATTGACAAAGTTGCTTGTGTTGCAGAATGAGTTCAGAGGAGAAGACTTTTCTTGGGCTGATAAAGTATGGGCACAAAGAGCTGAAGAACCACCTTTGGTCGGCCCCGGTAATTCAACTTTTCATGTTTCAGAGTTTATCCATCACCATATAGCACAAGTCATAATATTTGGGTAA
- a CDS encoding Tn7-like element transposition protein TnsE, with amino-acid sequence MGDYRFKHIPEDALVLGVGSLFKKNSNVFWGINLSFSKKLDRPSIPIAGVPLIRRYKPLSANQSNQLKGRPLTFTIRDAQQWRRKRLRDCPAYHSMGNGHDSEQWCFEFDVPDGPTIFLPQLELARVLFLHDNYMSRICLEHGKLSSDFNITNINGHWQIDVMPSSSYPIAAFNDERSRRFLSWILMDPEARTSFESIHQTMMREHTSSGQYKFWDFSFAPPRLNRTKIEVSGWHDWNSNSFFVWEIRRVEDLPSSMPDELDFYHPDFKRQVIGQGSGANSGRPKRPELHELDDEEDADPDKKRVVLDTESVGLSFRKPFKTNRVTNKTQKANRVKSNDSEPCELPNKLSPNGDNATGTIAGANYDVLNDESNDSYLYESKFNCFLDMIERLEINHGCNTYRHPLRKLPKLSRCTKHMMVDDANPRCLAVVELNYQGQIYHLVEVDTSDAKNSISTMLMKLKDTSGLLEQITELEIRLLKKSLSWPRDYIEVICGEGNFDGISHPPSKHKGLIDPADIDKWADRVMVWLDS; translated from the coding sequence ATGGGCGATTACAGATTTAAGCACATCCCAGAAGATGCGTTAGTGTTGGGTGTGGGTTCTTTGTTTAAGAAAAATAGTAATGTGTTTTGGGGAATTAACCTCAGCTTTTCAAAAAAACTTGATCGTCCATCAATTCCCATTGCTGGTGTTCCATTGATCCGACGCTACAAACCATTAAGTGCTAATCAATCTAATCAGTTAAAAGGAAGACCGTTAACTTTTACCATTAGGGATGCTCAGCAGTGGAGAAGAAAGCGTTTAAGGGACTGCCCAGCTTATCATTCTATGGGGAATGGGCACGATTCTGAACAGTGGTGCTTTGAATTTGATGTGCCTGATGGTCCAACTATTTTCCTACCTCAGCTTGAACTAGCGCGTGTTCTTTTTCTGCATGATAACTATATGTCTAGAATCTGTTTGGAACACGGAAAGCTGTCATCAGACTTCAATATCACCAATATAAACGGGCATTGGCAGATTGATGTGATGCCTAGTTCTAGCTATCCGATTGCTGCTTTTAATGATGAACGTTCACGACGATTCTTAAGTTGGATACTGATGGACCCTGAGGCTCGAACTTCATTTGAAAGTATTCACCAGACAATGATGAGAGAGCATACATCCAGTGGGCAGTATAAATTTTGGGATTTCTCTTTTGCACCTCCTCGCTTAAATAGAACAAAAATAGAAGTGTCAGGGTGGCACGACTGGAATAGTAACAGCTTTTTTGTCTGGGAAATTAGAAGGGTGGAAGACTTGCCATCGAGTATGCCTGATGAACTAGATTTTTATCACCCTGATTTTAAAAGGCAGGTAATAGGTCAAGGTAGCGGAGCTAATTCAGGTAGGCCTAAACGTCCGGAATTGCATGAACTTGATGATGAAGAAGATGCGGATCCTGATAAAAAACGCGTAGTGTTAGATACTGAATCTGTTGGCTTGTCATTTCGTAAGCCATTCAAGACTAATCGTGTGACAAATAAAACTCAGAAAGCTAATCGCGTTAAGTCCAATGATAGTGAACCTTGCGAACTACCCAATAAGCTATCTCCGAATGGTGATAATGCTACTGGTACAATTGCAGGTGCCAATTATGATGTTTTGAATGATGAAAGTAACGATTCATATTTATATGAAAGTAAATTCAATTGCTTTCTTGATATGATCGAGAGATTGGAGATAAATCACGGGTGTAATACGTATCGTCATCCGTTAAGAAAGTTGCCTAAACTTTCCCGATGTACAAAACATATGATGGTGGATGATGCAAACCCGAGATGTTTGGCTGTCGTAGAGTTGAATTATCAAGGGCAAATATATCACCTTGTTGAGGTGGACACTTCTGATGCGAAAAATTCAATATCGACCATGCTTATGAAGCTAAAAGATACCAGTGGTCTTTTAGAACAAATTACAGAGTTGGAAATCCGACTGCTTAAAAAGTCGTTATCGTGGCCTCGTGATTACATTGAAGTGATTTGTGGTGAAGGTAACTTTGATGGGATTTCGCATCCACCTAGTAAGCACAAAGGGTTAATTGATCCTGCTGATATCGATAAGTGGGCTGATAGGGTAATGGTGTGGTTGGATAGCTAA
- a CDS encoding TnsD family Tn7-like transposition protein, giving the protein MLGFPVPYPNELIYSLVARAGVRSGTISPKQLLDEVYGDRKVIATVDLPSHLAQISGQYPSVLNITTASLIYQHTLFPIYAPFIEEGKRQAGMRWMVNQSKGLIHLVFGIAASIVKQPKLLRYCPQCFEEQLAQYGERYWMRAWQVSGATWCLKHSIPLSEFSIQPHYEHRHEFYAADTTPDDRPLRHHKRESLRISHVVKQLLQVEPQTSPTFYQWGCYYHDLVVLAGCNRGSNVKHDEVRERIHSFWSRGWLTDNQLTLTKRDTCWARTILRKHRKTFSFMQHLIIQSSLLDQDTSPSDILSNVKRYPQKQRNVHPVVLPKQINRDKRIQWLKLLKERGCKHARLHGSQGLYMWLYRHDYEWLMKINRRYQHPIIYEDRRVDWPKRDRSLVRRLCQLRQECEQDDFSPRITSTFLLSKLKLGAMPERKFRYLPLTKQFLAKYSESVAQYQIRRLGSQYISLYLQNIQIERWRLLRGSGLSEERLTPLARCFLTGITEGIWAITDLSTSQKMR; this is encoded by the coding sequence ATGCTCGGTTTCCCCGTTCCGTATCCAAATGAGTTGATTTACAGCTTGGTTGCGAGGGCTGGGGTTCGTAGCGGAACCATATCGCCTAAGCAGCTATTGGATGAAGTTTATGGAGATCGCAAGGTTATCGCTACGGTTGACCTACCGAGCCACCTGGCTCAAATTTCCGGGCAATATCCATCGGTTTTGAATATTACGACGGCTTCATTGATATACCAGCACACGCTTTTCCCTATTTATGCGCCTTTTATTGAAGAAGGAAAAAGACAGGCCGGTATGCGCTGGATGGTAAATCAATCCAAAGGGCTCATACACTTGGTATTCGGAATTGCCGCTTCAATTGTTAAGCAGCCGAAGCTACTCAGATATTGTCCTCAGTGTTTTGAAGAGCAACTAGCCCAATATGGTGAGCGGTATTGGATGCGAGCTTGGCAAGTGTCTGGGGCTACTTGGTGCTTAAAACACTCAATCCCTTTGTCTGAATTTTCTATTCAGCCTCATTACGAACATCGCCATGAGTTTTATGCGGCGGACACAACACCGGATGACAGGCCATTACGGCATCATAAAAGGGAATCTTTACGCATAAGCCATGTTGTCAAACAACTTCTGCAAGTGGAACCTCAAACATCGCCAACTTTTTATCAATGGGGCTGCTATTACCATGATTTGGTTGTACTAGCTGGTTGTAACAGAGGTTCCAATGTAAAACATGATGAAGTTCGGGAGCGAATCCATTCGTTCTGGAGTAGAGGTTGGTTGACGGATAACCAACTCACACTGACGAAGCGAGATACCTGCTGGGCCAGAACTATTTTACGAAAGCACCGAAAAACCTTCAGTTTTATGCAACACCTGATCATTCAGTCCAGTTTACTAGATCAAGATACTTCACCATCTGACATTTTATCTAACGTAAAGCGTTACCCGCAAAAGCAAAGAAATGTCCATCCAGTGGTTTTGCCAAAGCAGATTAATAGAGACAAAAGAATTCAATGGCTGAAGTTGTTGAAAGAGCGCGGGTGCAAACACGCTCGATTACATGGCTCGCAAGGTTTGTACATGTGGTTGTACCGACATGATTATGAGTGGTTGATGAAAATAAATCGACGCTATCAGCACCCGATAATATATGAAGATAGGCGGGTCGATTGGCCTAAGCGAGATCGCTCGCTCGTTCGTCGATTATGTCAGTTACGACAGGAGTGTGAACAAGATGATTTTTCTCCCCGTATAACGAGTACTTTCTTGCTGTCAAAACTAAAGTTGGGTGCAATGCCGGAAAGGAAGTTTAGGTATTTACCTTTAACTAAGCAATTTCTTGCTAAGTATTCGGAATCGGTCGCTCAATACCAAATTCGGCGATTGGGTAGTCAGTACATCTCACTCTATTTACAAAATATTCAGATTGAACGGTGGCGTTTACTGCGAGGCTCAGGGCTGAGTGAGGAGCGTTTAACGCCACTGGCTCGATGTTTTTTGACAGGAATAACGGAAGGTATATGGGCGATTACAGATTTAAGCACATCCCAGAAGATGCGTTAG
- a CDS encoding AAA family ATPase: MSLPSEYVTAVYQDTGNPSYNGNPFIEALPPIMEIKQLKEGLEGKVTFLLNNLQDKPRQRAHMVAALLHDFFQPLSQHVLLEERISIMMRRGYVGRNLLDGSLNKHLQNGYQRVMSGDLQSYKFKNVSTTALCLSLIGCSGSGKSSTLERILATYPQVIYHDQHNFFQLSYLKIECPNNGSQQSLCLNFFREVDKRLGTNYENTHGRKRHGVPTLLALMSQVANERAIGVLVIDEIQRLKIRKAVGREQMLEFFVELVNTVGIPVILVGTPKARPLFEVELQSARRTTGIGSVYWQPMPQYPENPNAKSEWVAFTNKLWKYQWLNRRDEVLTDEIRDCWYELSQGVLDIVVKLFVLAQLRAIASKLERITVNVLRSVYNDELKPVHPMLDAIRRGNPILIAKYSDLRVEDIDKRLLSLHQKINEIPDDPELPFSNNEQAMRLYKLLVQTDCQSEILIPLVEKIFREQPKLTMREMMPVVLDWYDESKQFVDQQPKTPKAIVVKCADWSSLETGDLRFVYSQLTKKEDMYSALKANKLILDLKKIS, translated from the coding sequence ATGAGTTTGCCGAGTGAATATGTCACTGCTGTTTATCAGGATACCGGTAATCCTTCCTACAACGGGAATCCGTTTATCGAGGCGTTGCCTCCAATCATGGAAATTAAGCAATTAAAAGAAGGATTGGAAGGCAAAGTTACTTTCTTGTTAAATAACCTGCAAGACAAACCACGACAAAGGGCTCACATGGTTGCTGCGTTGCTTCATGACTTCTTTCAGCCTTTATCCCAGCATGTCTTACTGGAAGAACGTATTTCAATCATGATGCGGCGTGGTTACGTTGGTCGAAACCTATTGGATGGATCACTTAATAAGCATCTGCAAAATGGTTACCAGAGAGTAATGAGTGGTGATCTACAGAGTTATAAATTCAAAAATGTGTCAACGACAGCGCTCTGTTTGTCTCTTATCGGATGTTCTGGTAGTGGTAAAAGTTCAACCCTAGAGCGCATTCTTGCTACCTACCCTCAGGTTATCTATCACGATCAACATAACTTTTTTCAACTCAGCTACCTGAAAATCGAATGCCCGAATAATGGGTCGCAACAAAGCTTGTGTCTGAATTTTTTCCGTGAGGTGGATAAGCGGTTGGGTACTAATTATGAAAATACGCATGGTCGCAAGCGTCACGGAGTGCCAACGTTACTGGCTCTTATGAGCCAGGTTGCGAATGAACGTGCTATTGGTGTTCTGGTTATCGATGAAATTCAACGCTTGAAAATTCGTAAGGCGGTTGGTCGAGAGCAAATGTTGGAGTTTTTCGTCGAACTGGTTAACACCGTCGGTATTCCGGTGATATTGGTTGGTACGCCGAAAGCTCGCCCTTTGTTTGAAGTCGAATTGCAGTCTGCAAGGCGAACCACCGGCATCGGTTCTGTTTATTGGCAACCCATGCCACAGTATCCGGAAAATCCGAATGCCAAAAGTGAATGGGTTGCTTTTACGAATAAGCTTTGGAAATACCAGTGGCTCAATCGGCGTGATGAAGTACTGACCGATGAAATCAGAGATTGTTGGTATGAGTTATCTCAAGGGGTTTTGGATATCGTGGTTAAGTTGTTTGTTCTGGCTCAGCTACGGGCCATAGCGTCAAAACTGGAGCGTATCACGGTTAACGTTTTACGCTCTGTTTACAACGATGAGCTTAAGCCGGTACATCCTATGTTGGATGCTATTCGTCGTGGTAACCCAATTTTGATAGCCAAATACTCGGATTTACGAGTAGAAGACATTGATAAGCGGCTTCTCAGTCTTCACCAAAAAATCAACGAGATCCCTGATGATCCGGAATTACCTTTCAGTAATAACGAACAAGCGATGCGGCTATACAAGCTACTTGTACAAACCGATTGTCAGTCTGAAATTCTCATTCCTTTGGTTGAAAAAATATTCCGTGAACAGCCCAAACTGACGATGCGCGAAATGATGCCGGTCGTACTTGATTGGTATGATGAAAGTAAGCAGTTTGTCGATCAACAACCGAAAACACCAAAAGCGATCGTAGTTAAATGCGCCGACTGGTCTAGCCTTGAAACTGGCGATTTGCGATTTGTGTATTCACAACTGACCAAGAAAGAAGATATGTACAGTGCGCTCAAGGCCAATAAACTTATCTTGGATTTGAAAAAGATCAGTTAA
- a CDS encoding Mu transposase C-terminal domain-containing protein, whose amino-acid sequence MFRINEVLEYENERFRILSRFGNNFVWISIDNKSAFPSIIDLYSLDLAIQDESLHRIEDPYSYLIMISPEDGSTAQVKRDQNYELISSIIHLEEYYQPKQRAKAIDLVMANHKTTKQTLYRLIRQYWQRGQIVNALLPDYKNSGAKGKKRTPGEKKLGRPRKYEPGIGVNVDEFIEKLFRIAIQKYLLTDKGYSFPYAHRRFKDMYETYFPDVPEAEIPTNWQMKHFYQREYTQVEKIKSRASQNAYNKDIRPLTGTATMHALGPGSRFEIDATIADIYVVSDVNRSWIVGRPVVYIVIDVFSRLIVGCYIGFENPSYVAAMQALQVAMTDKVELCRQYGIEIESQDWPAIGFPDAILADRGELLGYQIENLEKSFSVRIENTPPFRGDAKGIVERNFKTLQADFTPFAPGVVTGTIVKKRGGKDYRLDAKLSISDFKEIILSSILYHNLYHVMKTYDRSADMPVDLPSVPLELWSWGIQHRTGRLRSAPEEAVRLSLLPRADATVSDLGICIFGIYYTCQEAIVEGWMHRAQEVTRPQKILVAYDPDLADEIYLFPSRNSAEHWVCKLSGRSREFVNCTFWEVWQRQEQKKFTHAESKVRADKHKRKHEQRVMDKIKQAEKLSPDTSSIPNTERIGDIRSNRKVELQNERDSRKPKIQTDVKDTADIIPLHGVPEEDYDYPSYVDELFDDEDGNE is encoded by the coding sequence ATGTTTCGAATCAATGAGGTCCTGGAGTATGAGAACGAGCGATTCCGGATTTTGAGCCGATTCGGGAACAATTTTGTTTGGATATCGATCGATAATAAAAGCGCTTTCCCCAGCATTATCGACTTATATTCGCTGGATTTGGCGATACAAGATGAATCTTTACACCGAATCGAAGATCCCTATTCCTATTTGATCATGATTTCGCCAGAAGATGGCAGTACTGCTCAAGTCAAACGAGATCAAAACTATGAACTGATAAGCTCCATTATCCATCTTGAAGAATACTATCAGCCGAAACAACGTGCTAAAGCCATTGATCTGGTCATGGCAAATCACAAAACAACCAAACAAACATTGTATCGATTAATTCGCCAATACTGGCAACGAGGGCAGATTGTTAACGCGCTTCTTCCTGATTACAAAAATTCCGGTGCAAAAGGCAAAAAACGCACACCGGGAGAGAAAAAATTAGGCCGCCCTAGAAAGTATGAGCCAGGTATTGGTGTTAACGTTGACGAATTCATTGAGAAGTTATTCCGGATTGCAATCCAGAAGTATTTGTTAACAGACAAGGGTTATTCATTTCCATACGCGCACCGGCGTTTTAAAGACATGTATGAAACCTATTTCCCGGATGTGCCCGAGGCAGAAATTCCAACCAATTGGCAGATGAAGCACTTCTATCAGCGTGAATATACCCAGGTAGAAAAAATCAAAAGCCGGGCAAGTCAAAATGCCTATAACAAAGATATTCGACCTTTGACCGGAACGGCCACTATGCATGCTTTGGGGCCGGGCTCCCGCTTTGAAATTGATGCGACCATCGCAGATATTTACGTGGTTTCCGACGTGAACCGAAGTTGGATTGTTGGGCGTCCGGTTGTTTACATCGTTATCGACGTATTCAGCCGCCTGATAGTTGGGTGTTACATTGGTTTTGAAAATCCCTCTTATGTAGCCGCTATGCAGGCTTTACAAGTTGCGATGACTGATAAGGTCGAGCTATGTCGTCAATATGGGATAGAAATCGAATCTCAAGATTGGCCCGCTATCGGATTTCCAGATGCTATTTTGGCAGACAGAGGTGAATTGCTTGGCTATCAGATAGAAAATCTCGAAAAAAGTTTCTCGGTGCGAATTGAAAATACGCCTCCGTTTCGAGGCGATGCCAAGGGCATTGTTGAACGTAATTTCAAGACGTTGCAAGCAGACTTTACTCCATTTGCTCCTGGTGTCGTGACGGGAACCATCGTTAAAAAACGTGGTGGTAAGGATTATCGTCTTGATGCCAAGTTATCTATTTCGGATTTTAAAGAGATTATTCTGTCCTCAATTCTTTATCACAATCTGTACCACGTGATGAAGACCTACGACAGATCTGCCGATATGCCGGTTGATTTGCCTTCTGTGCCACTAGAACTGTGGAGCTGGGGGATTCAACACCGTACTGGCCGCTTGCGCTCAGCTCCTGAAGAAGCAGTAAGATTAAGTTTACTTCCCAGAGCAGATGCAACGGTCTCTGATTTGGGGATATGCATTTTTGGTATCTACTATACCTGCCAAGAAGCGATTGTCGAAGGTTGGATGCATCGAGCCCAAGAAGTGACTCGTCCGCAAAAAATTTTGGTGGCATATGATCCCGATCTTGCCGATGAAATTTATCTGTTTCCTAGTCGAAACAGTGCCGAGCATTGGGTTTGCAAACTCTCTGGACGATCCAGGGAGTTTGTTAATTGCACTTTCTGGGAAGTGTGGCAGCGACAAGAGCAGAAAAAATTCACTCATGCTGAAAGTAAAGTCAGAGCTGATAAGCACAAACGAAAGCATGAACAGCGAGTGATGGACAAAATCAAACAAGCAGAGAAATTAAGTCCGGATACCTCAAGTATCCCGAATACTGAACGCATCGGTGATATTCGGTCGAACCGAAAGGTTGAGCTACAAAATGAACGCGACAGTAGAAAACCGAAAATACAAACAGATGTGAAAGACACGGCAGATATCATTCCTTTGCATGGTGTTCCAGAGGAAGATTATGACTATCCGAGCTATGTCGATGAGTTATTCGATGATGAGGATGGTAACGAATGA
- a CDS encoding heteromeric transposase endonuclease subunit TnsA, with translation MAKCKYAPSETKYKRWIKEGRGNGLGADYLPWINVRDVPSDGRSHRVFGHKSQRTHHLLSDLELAVFLTLEWNSQTTDIREQFPLRREETLDIALDSGIKHPVEAGVKTYMSSDFLVDSLDLQLPQYVIQAKYTNVLKDPRVVEKLEIERRYWLLKKVPWFLVTENDVSPTLVQNISWIYPAEQDEIKDEVLLDRTAYYSDLFRQNPNKTVTDICKLTDRIYNQPDGSSIYEIRQLLANRCFYFDMLSQPFHLLKGKDFVVENMGNLIGARHVSNQ, from the coding sequence ATGGCAAAATGCAAGTATGCACCCTCTGAAACAAAATACAAACGCTGGATAAAAGAAGGCCGGGGTAATGGCTTGGGTGCTGATTATCTTCCTTGGATAAATGTTCGTGATGTCCCATCCGATGGCCGTTCTCATCGTGTATTTGGCCATAAAAGCCAGCGTACTCATCATTTGCTATCTGATTTAGAACTTGCCGTATTCTTAACCCTCGAATGGAACTCCCAAACAACCGATATTCGCGAGCAGTTTCCTCTTAGGCGCGAAGAAACGCTTGATATTGCCCTTGATAGTGGAATTAAACATCCAGTCGAAGCCGGTGTGAAAACGTACATGTCATCCGATTTTTTGGTTGATAGCTTAGATCTCCAACTTCCACAGTATGTCATTCAAGCTAAGTACACTAATGTTTTAAAAGATCCCCGTGTTGTTGAAAAACTGGAAATTGAACGCCGTTATTGGTTATTGAAAAAGGTCCCTTGGTTTCTGGTTACGGAAAACGATGTATCCCCGACTCTTGTCCAGAATATTAGCTGGATATACCCGGCTGAGCAGGATGAGATTAAGGATGAAGTCTTGTTAGACAGGACGGCGTACTACAGTGACCTTTTTCGGCAAAATCCTAATAAAACGGTTACTGATATCTGTAAGTTGACTGACCGTATTTACAATCAGCCTGATGGTTCTTCTATCTATGAAATCAGACAATTACTGGCTAATCGCTGTTTCTACTTTGATATGTTGTCCCAACCGTTCCATCTGCTAAAAGGTAAGGATTTCGTTGTTGAGAATATGGGAAACTTAATAGGAGCTCGTCATGTTTCGAATCAATGA
- a CDS encoding Wadjet anti-phage system protein JetD domain-containing protein, with amino-acid sequence MTYIINALFNNLAGKVNKPQGLKPSLDVPISVSGFKFYHEASIAERESLHAYLNDLTHQVSWLDISFIPRGFDDHELLQRIKISSSRDFLSYFEKPVVADQISEAIRHVVDARLVLPLRFENLEVGLSNSWKKGKRYFSCDFTSYGKLIDALRVIEYLHQQPSNYSIDYRTLSVKLFKDSKWLEQLKLTISNLLKPETPELDDLEPDAVLAYWGLYRFPPSLKMKGNLTIKTTKGLLCVDNAWPFIGIPPDAIKDVVVTTEPSYVLFIENKTTFERYCREIDDGGLIIYTNGFPSRRWHSVFKSLDTALNNSVNFYHWGDIDLGGFKILRFMEELFERPLFPHQMDIIKKSDDANGVPAKELLAVITNPNRLVISDKIVSMLSKLGDDKVMLVEQETLDLITPLEKSESSAFEKSFLSVTQTQSA; translated from the coding sequence ATGACTTATATCATAAATGCATTGTTCAATAACCTTGCTGGAAAGGTCAATAAACCTCAAGGGTTAAAACCTTCATTGGATGTGCCGATATCAGTGTCTGGATTTAAGTTCTATCATGAAGCTAGTATCGCTGAACGGGAGTCATTGCATGCATATTTAAATGATCTCACACATCAAGTTTCATGGTTAGATATAAGTTTTATTCCTAGAGGCTTTGATGACCATGAGCTGCTTCAACGCATAAAAATCTCTTCATCCAGAGACTTTTTAAGTTACTTTGAAAAGCCTGTCGTTGCGGATCAGATCTCAGAGGCTATTCGACATGTTGTAGATGCAAGGCTTGTGTTACCTTTACGATTCGAAAACTTAGAGGTGGGGCTGAGTAATAGTTGGAAGAAGGGAAAACGGTATTTCAGCTGTGATTTTACCTCATATGGAAAGCTTATTGATGCCTTGCGAGTTATTGAGTACTTACACCAACAACCAAGCAACTATTCCATAGATTATCGAACATTGTCGGTGAAGCTTTTTAAAGACTCTAAATGGTTGGAACAGCTTAAGTTAACGATTTCCAACCTTCTTAAACCTGAGACTCCGGAATTAGATGATTTAGAACCTGATGCTGTGTTGGCTTATTGGGGGCTATACCGCTTCCCCCCTTCTCTGAAAATGAAAGGTAATTTAACGATTAAAACAACAAAAGGCCTTCTTTGCGTAGATAATGCATGGCCATTTATTGGTATTCCACCTGATGCAATTAAGGACGTTGTTGTAACAACAGAGCCTAGTTATGTATTGTTCATCGAAAACAAAACGACATTTGAACGCTACTGTCGTGAAATTGATGATGGTGGTCTAATCATTTATACCAATGGCTTTCCTTCCCGCCGTTGGCACTCAGTCTTTAAATCTTTAGATACAGCGTTAAATAATTCAGTTAACTTCTACCATTGGGGGGATATCGATCTTGGTGGCTTCAAGATTTTGCGTTTCATGGAGGAGCTTTTTGAAAGACCTTTGTTCCCTCATCAAATGGATATAATTAAAAAGTCGGATGATGCTAATGGAGTGCCAGCTAAGGAATTGCTAGCGGTCATAACCAACCCAAATCGGTTAGTTATTTCGGACAAAATTGTATCCATGCTTTCCAAGCTGGGTGATGATAAAGTGATGCTAGTTGAACAAGAAACTTTAGACTTAATTACTCCTTTGGAAAAAAGTGAGTCGAGTGCTTTTGAAAAGTCGTTTCTATCCGTTACTCAAACACAAAGCGCATAA